One window of Psychrobacter immobilis genomic DNA carries:
- a CDS encoding peptidase associated/transthyretin-like domain-containing protein: MKPSSKVRLFSIFWLTALVTSSCTAQEPEAFYVTPSIKGQLIDSQTDQPLSNITVYLTDDIQGISDNTGRFELHSMQKIDSDNMGKGYMVVCQKVC; this comes from the coding sequence ATGAAGCCGTCTAGTAAAGTTAGATTATTCAGTATCTTTTGGCTAACTGCTTTAGTAACCTCATCTTGTACTGCGCAAGAACCTGAGGCCTTTTATGTCACACCTTCTATAAAAGGACAGCTAATTGACAGTCAAACTGATCAGCCACTTAGCAATATCACCGTCTACTTAACAGATGACATTCAAGGCATCTCTGATAACACAGGCCGTTTTGAATTACACTCAATGCAAAAGATAGATTCAGATAATATGGGCAAAGGTTATATGGTGGTGTGTCAGAAAGTATGCTGA